CCAAACGGATTCATAGCAAAGGGTAAAGGGCATATGGTATGCAAgttgcataaatccatttatggataAAAGAAAGCATCCCACTCATGGAACAAACGTTTTGATCAAACAAATAAGACCTTTAACTTTGATCAAAATAAGGATGAACCTTGTGTATACAAAAAGGTTCAGGGAAGCATAATAGTCTTTATGATCTCGTACAttgatgacattctactcattgATAATGATATAGGTTTATTGTCGTCAGTCAAGTTTTGATTGTCTACTTAGTTCTAGATGAAGTATCTAAGAAAAacacaatatattcttgggattaAGGTCTTATAAGATTGCAAGAATAAGGAAACTGACATTGTCTCAAGCCCTCTACACTGACAAGCTCTTGGTTAAGTATGTGATGCAAGATTCCAAGAAGGTTTCCAACTTTTTAGACATGAAGTTCCTCTTTCCTAGGATCAATTTCCTAAGGCACCTTAAGAGAAAGAGCGCATACAAGTAGTATCCTATGCGTCCATGTGAGTAGCCTTATGTATGCGGTGCTATGTACTAGACTAGATATTTGCTTTGTAGTAGGCatggtgagtagatatcaaACTAAACCATGCCCCAAAAACTAGAAAACATTTAAtttatactcaagtatcttaggagaatGAGAGATTATATGCTTAAGCTCCTGAGTGATGAGTTGGTACATAGATGGTACACAAATTCTAACATTTAGTCTAAAAAGGATTCTTGTCAATTTACCTTTGATTTTGTATTTATACTTGGTAGTGTGATTGTTAGTTAGAGGAGTGTGAATCAATCTTGCATTGCTAACTCTATTATGGAAGCTAAATATGTTGCAACTTCTGAAGCTGCAAAAGAAGCCATTTGACTTAGGAAGTTCCTCATGGGACTTGGGGTAATATCCTTAATTATACAACCCATGACAATATTTTGTGATAACAGTGAAGCAATAGCAAAGTCTAAAGAACCAAGAAACCAATGGAAGAATAAGCATATTGAGAGGAAGTACCATTTAATTTGTGAGATAGTTTAGAGGGGTGATGTGATGGTTAAGAAGATATCTTCTATGGGAAACCTAGTGGAtcccttcaccaagacattgatAGGTAGAGTCTTCGATGGTCATAAAGATATCATAAGTGCTAGAGGTGTACCTAATGGATCTcttcaccaagacattgatAGGTAGAGTCTTTGATGGTCATAAAGATATCATAAGTGTTAGAGGTGTGTCTAGTTTACTTTGATAGGAATATGCTTTAAGAGCTAATAGAAGATTGTTATGATAGAGCCCataaaagcatgatatgatataacaaatttggatttattatttatttaatataattctaGTTTCAATTTTATCTATCCTATTCCATGCCCTACATCTTATAAGCATTCTAGCTTAACATTTATTGCATTGTACATCACTTGGGTGCCACAAGTATCCTCGCATTCTCTTAAGTACTAATGACTAGAAACCTTTTCAAATTCAAGTCATCGATTTTGAactcatcatttttctttgtccAAATTGCTTATAATGTGCATAATTTCCTTGTTGAAGCTTTGATTTGCATCATGTTTGAAGCTTTGGACTTctaacttcccaagcttcaaaatgatatatagcatgccaaaaatgatattgGGAAGTGCTCTAGATTTTACCTCAAAGTTAGAGTACATGTTATTATCGGATTTTGAGTTCCAATTCATATGTTTGAACTTCAAGCGTGGCCTCCAACCTTCTTTCTTGTGTTTTCTTGTTCTCCAACTCTTTCCATAGCCTTCATTTCACATCTCTCATGTTATGaatttctccatttttatttgttgaacTCACACCATGCTTCACACTCTTGGAGCTCCATTTAAGCATATTTAGTCCATTCTCTACCATGCTGAAAATGATTCCTTCAACTTAGACCCTTTTCATACTTTAAACCTAAGATATAACTTAAGATATATGTTATATCGGTGACCAAGTTCTTAGCAATAATTCAAGTTAAGTTGGATGAGTTAAGCCTTTACATTTGCATAATTCATTCCTATATGTGTTACTGAAGCATTAACTGTGGCTTTAATAAGTTCTCATTTATGGAACCATTTTTTATGTGGAGaaccattaaataaaaataaagttttcaaCAAAAGTAAATTATCTACCTATTATacaaattgattaattttaacttcaattttttcacttgacttacaCTTGAATTACAACTTGGCATCGTGAATTAAGAACCTATCTTCCCACAAAATTTgtctcctttgtttttttttttataaatttattaaacaataaTAAGTAAGGAGTTGGTTGACTTTGTTAACCTACTGCCTGATGTCTAGTTCTGAAGCACTCTTAAGTGTCCCTCAAATCATTGGCTTATAACAtctatttaactcatttttaacTAAATCATATAGAGAGATAAATGGCTTCCATAACAACCAAGTAAAATGAAGAAAGTTGGATAAATTCTCAACTACACAAAGTCAAGCAAGTATTTGACTAAGCTGCCAACTTCAAGTGATGCTACAACTAGCAGCTCTTGTATAGAAAATTTTCACTGCAATGGTCCATCATTAAGTTGTTCTGTAGTTGGTTTAATCTGCTAATTATCACACTAATTACTtccatgaattaaataaataaacaaaaccaataattaaatcattaatcCTTATTAAAAGACTAAGCGAAGTTATTTTTTCTTGAATGAGCATGATTGATTGAACCAAGTTAAAAGCTTGCTTATCTTCATATGTAAATTGTTCTTTCTTTAGGTAATTGAGCTAACTTGTGGCGTCAACGCTTGAGCTAGCTGCTTCAAGAATATATTACCTTAAATTGTTACACAAAAGCCATAAATACTTTTATTGCATTGATTGGCATACAGTTCTTCctttaatgaaaaaacaaacttAAAACCAGTGGACATTTGCATATTCCTCAATCGAATTGAGGAGATTATTACATACTAAAGGAAAGAGAacaggaagaagaggaagaactCAAATCCAGCGATCAGCTTAAAGTCCAGTAGAGCCAATCAACTTGGTGAGCCCAAATGTAATACCCATAGCCATCCAACCTCCAACTAGAACCCTAGCACAAGACCGTGCCATGGGAGTCCTTCCAAGTGCTGCTCCTACCCCTCCAAACACCAACAGGGCCAAGCTTGACACAGCAATCACTACACCAAGCCTCACCTTGTGCTCCTTTATGAATGCAGCTGCCAGTAGTGGGACCACTGCCCCTACTGCAAATGCAAGGGCGGATGCTATAGCAGCCTGAAAAGGATTTGGCAGCTGCTCATCCTCAGGTTTTTCCTCATTCCCTGCACTGTTGGTTCCCTTCTCTCTTTTCATTTGAGCCACTTCTATGTCCAGCTGAGTATACACAGAGACAAACTCTCCTATTGCCATACTACAAGCTCCAGCAACTAGCCCAGCAAAACCAGCAAGAATCATGGCCATGACATCCCTCTTGACAGCTCCAACACCCATCATCAATGATGCAACAGAGACTAGTCCATCATTAGCCCCTAATATAGCAGCACGAAGCCATTGTCCCCTCTTAGCGAAGTTGAAATCCTCACCTTTTGGATCTTGGTGTTGTTCAATGGGCACAAAGTGATTCTCACGAAcggaaatttcaatatttttatgtgACAGTTGATCGCCTCGTTCAAGggaagccatgaaggatgaaGGCAAAGGATAGCTATCACaaacaaaatggaaagaagatgaTTGCTTGTGGTTTACCATTGTCCCCATggagggtatttatagggcaGGATTTGCAGGTGCTGGTAGCCTAGGCAAGTGGCTGAAAAGAGGAAGATAGTAGGGAAGGCACAAGCTTCTCAAagttagattttaaattaattttaacaaaagtATAGTTTCAAAATGTAAGGAAGTGCTATTTCTTCTAATACATGCTTTCTACctttttaagaagaaagaaaacattttcttattgtGATTAACTTGATTAACTTGTGACTGGGTTGGCGGAAGAGTGATGCTAGATTTACTCCTCTGGTTTGGTTCTCCAAATATAAATGTTCtttgattttacaaaaattgagTCATTGAGTCTATCAAGGAAGCATTTCAAAGAGCAACATATTTACCTCAAAGGAAGTAACATTATCGAGAATTGAAGCAAAGCTAAATTTCTTTTCACGGACAAACCTAATGTAGAAATgatcaaaaataaaatctgCTTCCTACCCTTGTTCTCAACCTTTTCAATATTGGAATTGAATTGCTGAATTTTGGACTTCCCACTCATGAATATACATCTCATTCCCTGCATTCCATGAGAATGAAATTGTCTTGGCATCACATATGTAACTTCAAGACAATTTTAGATGTTATGTTAACATTATAGAAAGTGATAGCCCTTTATTTCATGCTTTGTGAGTTGCTTCAACCCTCTTAGTCCTATTAGTGAAATTCTTGTAGACTTGCCAAAAAATTTGAGGCCTATTTTTCTCTTGCCCTGACCTTATCAAATATCCCTTAAATGTACTCAATAGCTCTACTAGTTGCCCATACATTTCagttttttctatattttctgaGTCTTACCTATATGATCatacatttttctttacttGTGTCCACCTCTTAAACCTAGTTTCTATGAATCCATCTAGTACACATCTAGTGAGCCGTGTGATGATCAACTAAATTCGTTTCGTGCAGAATCTTTGTTTCTCTGGTCATTTCTGTCAATGGATGGATTGCTGAATAGGAGAGCACTTCAGAGAGGATGGAGAAAGGTGCAGCTAAAAGATACACATTAGTAAATTAAGATCGGCATTAGGAGTGTGCCTTCCACGAGCAATTTCTCAATACTAAAATGAATCTAAAAGAGATTTAGCTGAAAATATAGTGCTAATAAATTGAAGGGAGTGTGCCTCCCACAAGAAAGCTACCAACTCTTcactattaattaaaataattaacacaGATTGTGGGAAGATAGATATCATTAGTAAAATGAAAGGAGTGTGCACTCCACAAGAAAGCCACCAGCTCCTCACTATTAAAGGGATTGTAGGAAGATGCATACTAATAGTAAATTGGAGTGTGCATTCAACACTAAGTCCACTGGCTCCCCCCACACAACATAAAAAATGGAACTCCCTTTCCCTCTCCTTCTTTAAATCATATCATTTTAGAGTCTATGCAATGAGCTTTCTGTTTCTTTGGAGATCTGGTGTTGGTTTAGTGCAACTGTATTACTAAGTGAAGCTCTTTTTTATCAAAAGTAGaagattttattaatatatatgtaaaatattaaGTTTAACACTTCATATAAATCTTTTTGTAATCTTACGCTATTCAAAAAGTTAAGCCAAACTAGGCCTTATGATCCAAGACATCATCCCGGAGaggaaatttaaatttgatgTAATAAGAATAAAGGACTCTAATTCTTGTAATAAAGGACTCAAATTAATTATCATGGCTGTCACATGGATAAGATATATAGGGCTTGTTTGGCAATTAAGTTTTCTATTcttcaataaaaacacaaaaaaaaaaaaaaaaaacatgtttgataataaaaaaactgttttctattttctattcttaagaatataaaataaaatattttaagagaatatttttttacttattttcagttgtttttatttgttttttgagagt
The window above is part of the Vitis riparia cultivar Riparia Gloire de Montpellier isolate 1030 chromosome 12, EGFV_Vit.rip_1.0, whole genome shotgun sequence genome. Proteins encoded here:
- the LOC117927196 gene encoding vacuolar iron transporter homolog 4-like, which encodes MASLERGDQLSHKNIEISVRENHFVPIEQHQDPKGEDFNFAKRGQWLRAAILGANDGLVSVASLMMGVGAVKRDVMAMILAGFAGLVAGACSMAIGEFVSVYTQLDIEVAQMKREKGTNSAGNEEKPEDEQLPNPFQAAIASALAFAVGAVVPLLAAAFIKEHKVRLGVVIAVSSLALLVFGGVGAALGRTPMARSCARVLVGGWMAMGITFGLTKLIGSTGL